A region from the Brassica napus cultivar Da-Ae chromosome C8, Da-Ae, whole genome shotgun sequence genome encodes:
- the LOC106364847 gene encoding macrophage migration inhibitory factor homolog → MPCLYITTNVNMEGVDTDPFYLEVTKAVASIVGRPQNLVMVVLKGSIEIVFGGNKEAAAYAEIVSMGGITKQVKRQLIATVGSILHSHFSIRLISLSINPTHFILKVFDMQALPLPSKL, encoded by the exons ATGCCTTGTCTTTACATTACTACAAACGTGAATATGGAGGGCGTTGACACcgatccgttctacttggaagTCACGAAAGCCGTCGCTTCCATCGTCGGACGGCCTCAGAAT TTGGTGATGGTGGTGCTGAAGGGATCAATAGAGATAGTGTTCGGTGGGAACAAAGAAGCAGCTGCATATGCAGAGATTGTGTCTATGGGAGGCATCACTAAACAAGTTAAGAGACAGCTTATCGCAACCGTTGGTTCTATTCTACACTCTCATTTTTCTATTAGA ctaatttCCCTTTCTATTAATCCTACTCATTTTATCTTAAAAGTTTTTGATATGCAAGCTTTGCCTCTTCCTTCTAAGCTATAG